The sequence below is a genomic window from Paenibacillus sp. DCT19.
TTCGCACCGAAGATATAGTCCTTTTTTCGTTTTCAAGAGGAGTTATCTCGTTAAAGCTAATCACAACTATATAGACAGTTTTTCTTCATATTCTCATCAAAATTAGTTCCTTGCGCCATCCATAGAAGTTCAAGATCTCGCTAATGTTAAGGTGTAAATCTCGATAGGTATGCCGTGAGAATATCCTGTATTCAATATAACCCGTCCACAAACATCCAAGGTGCTCCCTGTTGTATAAATGTCATCTACAAGTAGCAAGCGTAGCGGCTGCCTTAGATTAGTAGTGGGGTTGGTCATTGATGATGGATGCGTTGAATGTTGTACTTCTTCGTATATAGAAGAGGTTGCGGGGAGCTGGAGTGGGTGCACTTGTGAATGGTAATGAGCCTCCCCTTGCAGTGATTGCAATAGCTCCACACCATTCGGCTGGATGGCGAAAGCATCCTGCATCGTCTGAATCCGCTCGCCGCGTGTTTTGAAGCTCTGCTTCGTGGTGTTGATCTGGCGTTGCAACAGATCAACGAGGGGCAGGCGGGTCGCTGCAGCAAGTCCAGCAGCGAGTCGCTCTGCCTGATTGAAGCCGCGCTCGGCCAGGCGCTCAGCGCTGACGGGAACGTAAGTTACCGCGTCAGGCCGCCATCGCGGCTTGGAGCTTTGGAGCAGCGACAGCGGATTGCGGGTCGCCGCGAGTAGGTTGGCTCGCACATCTGCTGATGTGTGCGAGCGGTTTTGCTGAGCGTGCCCTTCATGGGGCGCGCTTGGTCGGGGTGGATGCTGTCCCGCATTCACCTGGTTCTGGGCAAAGGTGGCGGCATGAGCCACAGGAGCAAGGGGTTCTTTTGCCAAAGCAGCAGTCATCTCTTCGCTCATCGCCTGAAACGCCTGCACGAGCAGTGACGTTAGGAGCGGGGCATAGCGCTGATGTCCTCGGAATTTGTACATGCCAATCCATTCTTTCATTAATTCATTGTATTGAACGGCGCTGCGGTTGCAGGTGAAGGAGCGGTTTTGCATATGCGGGCGGGCACAGTCAGGGCAACCCATTCCCCGACCACACCGCGGACAACGGATGGAACGAATCCACGGAATTCGCTCCACACACTTGAGACATATTCCAGGATACGTCGAAGATAGGAGCGATCGTGTGTTACAGGTTAGGCAAGTTACTCCTGGCGGGGCAAGCAGATGGTGTAGTCGCCGGGTCAGTGGCTGTAGGTGTTCGGTAATCGCGTCAAGCCAATAGGGCATGAGGGTAGCCTCCAGTCGTTGGATTGTTTTGCACTGCGTATAGGTGCATTGAGTTCTTTATGGGTGCTTGTATTTGAGAGTTAATTGTTTCGTGAAGCCAAAAGTTCAGCTCTGTACGTATTCGTCACCTGGCGCGCCTGTACTAACTATTTAGTTTCGCTTTTTCGTTGGATGTAGATAGCCTTTGCGGTGGGCAATGCTGTTCATTTTTTTGATCTGACCCACGGCTTTCACTTGAGATCGTGTACGGCGAGATGATGCAAAGACAACTCTTCCTTTTGGATCATCCATGGAGCGCCCTGCTCGGCCAGCCATCTGCACGAGGGAAGCTTCGTCGAAAAGTCCGTTATCTGCATCCAGAATAAATACATCACTCCGTGGAATAGTGACACCCCGCTCCAGAATCGTCGTGGTTACGAGCAGGCGGATGGTGCGTTCACGAAAAGCGATAACTTTACTGGCACGCTCAGCGTCCTGAGATGATGTGCCTTCGATATGAATTTGTGGGAATTGACGACGCATGAGGTTCACAAACGCCTCAATCTGCGCAATTCGGGTAACAAAAACGAAGATTTGTGCATCTCTCTGTAATGAAATCTGAATGCCTTTCTTCAGAGCAGCTGGAATACTGCCTTGCCGAATGCACTGAGCCACCGTGGACATCTTCAACAGCTGAGGTACAGGCAATGGGTGACGATGAAAACGTACGGGTACTCTCGCATGAAGTAATCTTCCTTGTGCAACTTCTCTCTGCAGCCTGGATGGAGGGGTAGCAGATAAATACACAAAATGTCCGTCAGGCTTGCACGAGTGCGTGGCCGCATGGGCGAGCATCGGATCATTATGGTAAGGAAATGCATCTAATTCGTCGATGATCACTAGGTCAAACCCTCGGTAGAAACGCATGAGCTGATGCGTGGTCGCCAAGGTGAGCTGGGCGTCTTTCCAACGTTCGGTGCTGCCGCCATAGAGTGTAGCGAGTGAAATGTCTGGAAATGCCTTCGCAAGCCGCGGAGCCAGCTCCAATACGACGTCCCTGCGCGGTGTAGCGACGAGTGCTCGACCGCCACGCTCCAAAATGTGGTTCAATAGTGGAAAAATCATCTCGGTCTTACCAGCTCCTGTCACAGCCCACAGCAAAAACTTCCCCGGCTCGCCCCCTGCGGGCGGCTTAGCCAAAAAAGCCAGCGCCGCGGCAGCCGCCTCGCTCTGCGCAGGGCTAAGCCCCCACCGGCTCAAATCATCGCCGGTGGAAACACCCGCCGTGCCACGCGATGCTCCGCCGCGTACGGGCACGGCTCCAGGCGCTGCGCTACGCAGCAGCAGCGCACAGGCACGGCTGCGCCCCAGCGCGAGGCAAGCCTCGCAGTAGGCACACGCCGCTTGGCCGCAAGCAGCGCAGGGCACGCGCTGCTCGGCTACGCTGCCACACCGGCGGCAGCGCGGCGCGCTCTGCGCGCTACCAAGCCACGCACGGCGATGCCGCGTGGCAGGCCATTCCAGGGCGGCAGCGATGCTTAGCCGCCCATGTAGGTGCGCGAGCTGCGCAGCCGCGCGCCAGGCAGAGGCAAGCGGCGGGGCGGTGTCCGCCAGCAGCGCCTCTGCCTCGGCCGCCAGTAATTGGCGGCCGTGTAATTGCTCAGCCAGCAGGGCAGCGCCCTGTTCGAGCTGAGCCCATGCCCAGGCGGGATACGACTCTGTCATCCCGCCCCGCCACCCCCACCCCGCAGTGCGGCAGCTTCATGCCTGCCGCCACCTGCGCTACGCCGGGCTTCGTGTTCCCCAGAAGCCCGCTCATACGCTTCTATTTTGCCGCGCACATATGCCTGCCACTGTTCTTCCCGCCACTGATCCATATCTCGTTCCATGCGAAAATGCTCTACCATCCACGATGCCTGGCTTAACGGTAACGCCTCATGCAGCAACAGCCAACGAGACACACGTCGACCACTCGCTCCCTCCACCCACCAACTCACATCCACACGGATGTCCAGTGACAACATCATGCTCCATCCAAGCTCTACCCTACATACATACAACGCCACTCTCACTGTGTTCCCCTCCCTTTTTCTCATCAAGATGCACAATTCAATCCACACTCACATCCAAGTAAAACGAAAAAAGCACATGCTCTCCCAGCGATTCGCCGGCGCATGTGCTTCATGTCCATTTTTTCAAACACTAATTATTCTATTTACTGTTCTTCATCCTTTTCATGACATGGCTGCCCTGGTGCGGCAGTACATACAAGAATAGATTCTTCAGGCTCAAGTACACGTCCATTGAACATGAACTTAAATGTCGTGTCAGGCGAGGTACCGTATATATCCGGAATATCTTGCACATCAAAATCATCTAAGGACAGGTTCTCCTGTGTAGGAAGGTCATCCATATTATCGGTTTCAGCAACTATTGTGTTTGGATCAACACTTAGGCCACTATAGATTATACCAAACAACACTAGCAAACTAATTAAAGACTGCTTCAATTCTTTCACCTCAGTAATTCGTCCATTCCGCTGATATGTACACATTCCAATCATTATCCATAATAAGTAATTATATGGACATCACTACCATCGGTCAACTCTCACATCCTTGCAACAATAAGACAACTATTAAGAAGCAAGCTACTAAGAGGTAGATCACATATTCGCAAAAGATATATTTGGCAAAGGTGCCTCTATTGCTATCCTTCATTCATAGGAGTCAATTCACCCTATAGAATACTTTTGAGCATTCCTCTAATAACGAGAATCTTTCTAATTATTATGCGAAACTTTTTCCAGAAGAAATCGTCTATACTTTTAAGTTAAGAATTCCGAGTTCAAATGAGTCTATGGCAATGGGATATCAGCGAGTCAAAAAGCATATGTCCTAAGAGCGTCCATTGTACAATCGATCTAACTCGAATCGTCCCAATGTAGTTTCGCTCTGCAACATCCAATTCTTTAGCGCAATATCCATACATTGCATAAAAACCCATTTCCAATTTAATAGCAACCTTGACTACAATTACAAAAAAAGACTACAGCCAATGCTGTAATCTTTTCTGCGGATCTATACAACCTGACTAATCCAGGTCACAACATTGTTCACAGCTTAGATTCACGTAGGTCAATTAAACGAACCCCATGCTTCTCCGTCTGTAGAGCCTGTTCCATATCAGAGGGAACAACAGGCAAGTAAGATAGCTCCATGCCTTGCCTGAGCATTAGCTTCTCAATAATACGAACTGTCTCCGTTTCCTTACGTTCAGCGACAACCGTCATCGTGAAGCTTTTTCCACGGTAGAGCAATTCCCGGCAAAGTGCCCTTACAATACCTTCGATCCGATGTTCCTGATTAGAAGGAATGAGCAGAATCTGCTCGAAGCCTTCGGATTCCGGACGGGATAGATGGCGCTGGTGTATCGCATGAACGGCCACTGCCGCCAGGAAGTATATGAGCAGAATCATAGTCAAATGAGCAACCATGGCAACTGCACCTCCTCGGAAGGTTATGCTCACCCGTGGCGAACATCCCTGTATACAGCAGTATATGCCGCACACTACGAAGGGTTACAGTTACATATGTGAAGACTCACATCGCTTATCTCGCGTATTCCAAGATACTATCTTGTACAACCTCTTATCCCCGATCGACGCTGGAGACAAAAGAAAGGCTAGATCATTACTCATCCATGCTCAACGTTGAACAGATGTTCCGTACACCTTTACTCTTTGCTCATTTGCAGCAATAAAGTCTATTAACCCGCGAAGTAATCCAATATTTGGAAAAGGCGCGAGTGAACAGTAATCTATAATCAAACTTTTAACTAATCATACATAGGTACTTTTCATTAATAAAAATTAGAGCGTAACCCAACCATATTTGATCGAGTTGATAACAGCCTGTGTACGGTCATCCACTTCCATCTTCTGCAGAATGCTGCTGACATGGTTTTTAACGGTTTTTTCACTGATGAACAAGAATTCACCAATCATTTTATTGCTCTTACCTTCGGCCATCAAACGCAATACTTCAGCCTCACGACGAGTCAATGGGTTATTATCGCCAGCGACAAACT
It includes:
- a CDS encoding ComF family protein — protein: MPYWLDAITEHLQPLTRRLHHLLAPPGVTCLTCNTRSLLSSTYPGICLKCVERIPWIRSIRCPRCGRGMGCPDCARPHMQNRSFTCNRSAVQYNELMKEWIGMYKFRGHQRYAPLLTSLLVQAFQAMSEEMTAALAKEPLAPVAHAATFAQNQVNAGQHPPRPSAPHEGHAQQNRSHTSADVRANLLAATRNPLSLLQSSKPRWRPDAVTYVPVSAERLAERGFNQAERLAAGLAAATRLPLVDLLQRQINTTKQSFKTRGERIQTMQDAFAIQPNGVELLQSLQGEAHYHSQVHPLQLPATSSIYEEVQHSTHPSSMTNPTTNLRQPLRLLLVDDIYTTGSTLDVCGRVILNTGYSHGIPIEIYTLTLARS
- a CDS encoding helicase-related protein, producing the protein MPCAACGQAACAYCEACLALGRSRACALLLRSAAPGAVPVRGGASRGTAGVSTGDDLSRWGLSPAQSEAAAAALAFLAKPPAGGEPGKFLLWAVTGAGKTEMIFPLLNHILERGGRALVATPRRDVVLELAPRLAKAFPDISLATLYGGSTERWKDAQLTLATTHQLMRFYRGFDLVIIDELDAFPYHNDPMLAHAATHSCKPDGHFVYLSATPPSRLQREVAQGRLLHARVPVRFHRHPLPVPQLLKMSTVAQCIRQGSIPAALKKGIQISLQRDAQIFVFVTRIAQIEAFVNLMRRQFPQIHIEGTSSQDAERASKVIAFRERTIRLLVTTTILERGVTIPRSDVFILDADNGLFDEASLVQMAGRAGRSMDDPKGRVVFASSRRTRSQVKAVGQIKKMNSIAHRKGYLHPTKKRN